The following coding sequences are from one Arachis hypogaea cultivar Tifrunner chromosome 7, arahy.Tifrunner.gnm2.J5K5, whole genome shotgun sequence window:
- the LOC112701149 gene encoding uncharacterized protein translates to MHPPSGDTQSGQNVDPFVNDEVLNGYDDSMLDVDMEDNFIPSSEILNKNEIDNRIGTLRSNEAINERDRKIVAILRNMLEKYNSLAKNFCYTRDRYQQENCTNIKFKLISKRTTDGRTYNLSSISEVVALIVGDVEQLSKDRDVIIESQSRKLQRIDVFHPSYLALQYPLLFPYGEDGFHLGESLLILRSKRLFQQFLLDAYTMVESERLQFFRCKQPQLRVDKYKFLHENLINEDVDATRLGKRIILPSTFTGGLRYAGYSSYFITMTCNAEWDEIKREVTSIGLKTEDHICTVEFQKRGLPHAHILLFISNDFKPQTPDDIDKHITAEIPDENERPNLHGAVQNYMVHGPCGPRTDNGQTVKERECVLDNKFIIPYNPKLLLKFGCHINVEYTCQASSIKYMFKYVHKGNDRITATLYNAGDPSEATQDVDKIRNYYDYRAIFHKSIFLGWMAANMSYPYARSLTYAEFSTKFVWKDNSSKWFPRKKDFAIGRFTHVPAELTISNDEIKQLCLMDIDKILHSYGKTLKDYPPMPLATEVDSSLLTERVIREEINFNKDDSNKNVSDMLAITTPEQRYAFDKIIIAVYCDEWGFFFVYGHGSTGKIFLWNLMSAEIHLRGDIVLNVASSGIASLLLPNGRMAHSGFKIPLNITEDSVCNIKPGSPQAMLLLKAKLIIWDEAPMVSKYCYEALDKCLGDIMRCSPIYSKDLPFGEKVVVLGRDFRQILSVIP, encoded by the exons ATGCACCCACCAAGCGGTGACACACAAAGTGGCCAAAATGTTGACCCTTTTGTTAATGATGAAG tTTTGAATGGTTATGATGATTCAATGTTGGATGTGGATATGGAAGATAATTTTATACCATCCTCAGAAATTTTAAACA AAAATGAGATTGATAATCGAATAGGCACACTTCG tTCCAATGAAGCTATAAATGAGCGGGATAGGAAAATTGTGGCAATATTAAGAAACATgctagaaaaatataatagtttGGCAAAGAATTTTTGCTATACAAGAGATAGGTACCAACAGGAAAATTGCACAAACATAAAGTTTAAGTTGATTagtaaaaggactacagatggtAGGACATATAACTTGTCATCTATATCTGAAGTGGTTGCATTGATTGTTGGCGATGTCGAACAACTTAGCAAAGATAGAGATGTTATTATAGAGAGTCAATCTAGAAAGCTCCAGCGGATTGATGTTTTTCATCCATCTTATTTAGCCTTGCAATATCCATTGTTGTTTCCGTATGGAGAGGATGGATTTCATTTGG GTGAATCTCTGTTAATTCTGAGATCAAAGAGATTATTCCAACAGTTTCTGTTAGATGCCTACACAATGGTGGAATCAGAGAGGTTACAATTCTTTAGGTGTAAACAACCACAGTTGAGGGTTGATAAATACAAATTTCTGCATGAAAATCTTATAAACGAGGATGTAGATGCTACAAGGCTTGGCAAAAGAATCATTCTTCCCAGTACTTTTACCGGTGGACTTAG ATATGCAGGATATTCAAGCTATTTTATCACCATGACCTGTAACGCTGAATGGGATGAGATAAAAAGAGAAGTGACTTCCATTGGATTGAAAACAGAAGACC acATTTGCACTGTAGAGTTTCAAAAGAGAGGGCTTCCGCATGCACATATCCTTTTATTCATAAGTAACGATTTCAAGCCACAAACACCAGatgacatagacaaacatataacaGCTGAAATTCCTGATGAAAATGAAAGGCCAAATCTACATGGAGCTGTTCAAAATTACATGGTACATGGTCCATGTGGTCC GCGTACTGATAACGGTCAAACAGTGAAAGAAAGGGAATGTGTACTAGACAATAAGTTCATTATTCCGTATAATCCAAAATTGTTGCTCAAGTTCGGGTGCCACATAAATGTGGAATACACATGCCAAGCAAGTTCTATTAAGTATATGTTTAAGTATGTACACAAAGGTAATGACCGCATAACAGCTACTCTATACAATGCTGGTGATCCATCAGAAGCCACACAAGATGTTGACAAAATTAGGAATTACTACGATTATAG AGCAATATTTCATAAGTCCATATTTTTGGGATGGATGGCGGCGAACATGTCATATCCCTATGCTCGAAGTCTGACTTATGCTGAGTTTTCAACCAAGTTTGTTTGGAAGGACAATTCTTCAAAGTGGTTTCCTCGAAAGAAAGACTTCGCAATTGGAAGGTTTACTCATGTACCTGCAG AGTTAACAATATCAAATGATGAGATTAAGCAGTTGTGCTTAATGGATATAGATAAGATCTTACATTCCTATGGTAAAACCTTGAAAGACTATCCTCCTATGCCTTTAGCAACTGAAGTTGATAGTTCTTTGTTAACCGAAAGGGTTATTAGGGAAGAGATAAACTTTAATAAggatgattcaaataaaaatgtcTCAGACATGTTAGCCATCACAACACCTGAGCAGAGATATGCATTCGATAAAATTATTATAGCTGTGTATTGTGATGAATGGGGCTTTTTCTTTGTGTATGGTCATGGGAGTACTGGAAAAATATTTCTCTGGAACCTTATGTCTGCTGAGATTCACTTGAGGGGTGATATAGTATTAAACGTTGCTTCGAGTGGTATTGCATCTTTACTTCTTCCCAATGGAAGAATGGCACACTCAGGGTTCAAAATACCGCTGAATATAACTGAGGATTCTGTATGTAACATCAAACCTGGTTCTCCTCAAGCAATGTTGCTGTTGAAAGCCAAACTTATAATTTGGGATGAGGCTCCAATGGTTAGTAAGTACTGCTATGAAGCGCTTGATAAATGCTTGGGTGATATCATGAGGTGTTCTCCAATATATAGCAAAGATTTGCCCTTTGGAGAAAAAGTGGTTGTTCTAGGTAGAGACTTTAGACAAATTCTTTCTGTCATTCCATGA
- the LOC140174286 gene encoding uncharacterized protein, with product MPSKYFFKARTILAPTLDIVEEVNNHLMAIIPGGKKLYLSSDSICMDEGNMESQLDLYGPELLNSINCSGLPSHKLILKVGVLVILLRNIDQSSGLCNGTRLQVRKFGNHVIECEVLTGNHVSHIALIPKMNMVPTNETVPIRFQRRQFSIIVSFAMTINKSQRQTLSHVGLYLPKPVFTYG from the coding sequence atgccctcaaaatattttttcaaagcaAGAACTATACTGGCTCCTACACTAGACATCGTTGAAGAGGTCAACAACCATCTGATGGCTATCATTCCTGGAGggaaaaaattatatcttagttCGGATTCCATTTGTATGGATGAAGGGAATATGGAGAGTCAACTAGATCTCTATGGTCCTGAATTACTGAATAGCATAAATTGCTCTGGTTTGCCTTcacataaattaatactcaaggtTGGTGTTCTGGTGATATTACTGAGGAATATTGACCAATCCAGTGGTCTTTGTAATGGTACAAGGCTACAAGTTAGGAAGTTTGGAAATCATGTCATAGAATGTGAAGTCTTAACGGGTAACCATGTTAGTCATATTGCTTTGATTCCAAAAATGAATATGGTACCAACAAATGAAACCGTCCCAATTAGATTCCAACGAAGACAATTTTCCATAATAGTATCATTTGCCATGACAATTAATAAGTCTCAGAGACAAACTTTATCTCATGTTGGATTGTACTTGCCCAAACCAGTTTTTACATATGGCTAA
- the LOC112702517 gene encoding uncharacterized protein, with translation MDPGTALELVKHGVTLLFLDVPQYTLLGIDTQMFSVGPSFKGIKMIPPGIHFVYYSSSTREGKEFSPIIGFFIDVGPSEVIVRKWDKQEERLVKVSEEEEERYIQAVKNLEFDRQLGPYNLSHYEEWKQLSNFITKSVIERLEPIGGEITIECENDVVRSSSAQKTPMENALDKQLKESNSATSVGESQRKGCYYTSIPRVVKCKGISGQELTSLNLDKTQLLETLLAKEYGCSEDLLLGELQFAFIAFLMGQSLEAFFQWKSLVSLFLGCSEAPFKTRTRLFTKFIRVIYYQLKYGLQKDRIDESGPSLLDDSWLSADSFLHRLCKDFFSLLEDGSVVDGDLLSWARKFKELLENNLGWEFQHGSAIDGMYFEEDDEFAPQVEIMGDEA, from the exons ATGGATCCTGGAACAGCTTTGGAGCTCGTTAAGCACGGCGTCACTCTTCTCTTCCTTGACGTCCCTCAGTACACTCTACTCGGCATCGATACTCAG ATGTTCTCTGTAGGACCTTCTTTTAAGGGTATTAAGATGATTCCTCCAGGAATTCATTTTGTCTACTATAGTTCTTCAACCAG AGAGGGAAAGGAGTTCTCACCAATCATTGGATTCTTCATTGACGTTGGTCCTTCAGAG GTAATTGTTCGAAAATGGGACAAACAAGAGGAAAGGCTAGTCAAAGTGTCTGAGGAAGAG GAAGAAAGATATATCCAAGCTGTTAAAAATTTGGAGTTTGACAGGCAACTCGGGCCTTACAATCTTAGCCATTATGAAGAGTGGAAGCAATTGTCTAATTTTATTACAAAAAGTGTAATAGAACGACTTG AGCCAATTGGAGGGGAAATTACTATTGAATGTGAAAATGATGTGGTAAGAAGCTCAAGTGCTCAAAAAACACCAATGGAGAATGCACTAGACAAGCAGCTTAAGGAAAGTAATTCTGCAACATCTGTTGGCGAGTCTCAGAGGAAGGGCTGTTACTATACATCTATTCCCCGTGTTGTAAAATGCAAGGGGATTAGTGGACAGGAACTTACTTCTTTGAATCTTGACAAG ACACAATTGTTAGAAACTTTACTGGCGAAAGAATATGGATGTTCTGAAGACTTGCTTCTTGGAGAACTGCAATTTGCATTCATTGCCTTTCTG ATGGGTCAATCACTAGAAGCATTTTTCCAGTGGAAGTCTTTAGTTAGCCTTTTTCTTGGCTGCTCCGAAGCA CCTTTCAAGACACGAACTCGACTATTCACAAAG TTCATAAGAGTCATCTATTATCAACTGAAGTACGGACTACAGAAAGATCGCATTGATGAATCAGGACCATCATTGTTGGATgattcttggctttctgctgatAGCTTTTTGCACCGTCTCTGCAAG GATTTCTTCTCATTGTTGGAAGATGGATCAGTCGTAGACGGGGATCTTTTATCTTGG GCAAGAAAATTTAAGGAGCTGTTGGAGAACAATCTAGGGTGGGAGTTCCAGCATGGTAGTGCTATTGACGGAATGTATTTTGAAGAGGACGATGAG TTTGCTCCTCAAGTTGAGATCATGGGTGATGAGGCTTGA